In Zingiber officinale cultivar Zhangliang chromosome 1A, Zo_v1.1, whole genome shotgun sequence, the DNA window AGTATACGTTCCTCATGAAATTTTGAATAGAACAGCTCATCTcttccaatttgtacattatgtTCGTATACGTTTCTTTGAAGTCTGTCCTTTCTAACAATATAATAAATAGGGCCATTGATTCATTGcaacctttgattttttttttaattgatttaatcgtGCATCGATCATCGTTTGATTATTCGTATCAGTTCTATGTTGACTTGTGAACCTCCAAGGGACTGCGTGGGCGTCCAAAGCACAAACGTCCATAATGTTGTGTGGGTCTGTAAATTAAACCATCCCAGAGACTCTTCAAGATAGTATTATTTAGAAAGACGGAAAAGAATAAAGAAAgggaataaagaaaaagaataaagacTTGAGACCAAAGCAAAAAAGGAATTAGGACAAAGTCAGGAACAAAGGGAAAATTGTTTCTTTGAAAAAATGccacattcttcttcttcttaggtTTTAGAACTTAATGTTCTTATAATCGTCTAAATGAGAAGTGTCGAATTTGTGCCTGACGATATTTTTTCCTGctcttttattttttgtaaaaaaaagtaAGCAAAAACAGTACGGGAGCGGCATAATCTAAACAAGCACAAGAGAAAGCTTGGCAGCAATCTTCTACAGCACACAGAAGAAAGACAATCCGTGTATTTACTTGCACATTTTATATTTACAGGCCGTCGGTGTGCCGCCTTCTTAATTCCTGCTTGCTAGAGGCTGAGGCTTAACGCCGCCTTCAAGTCCAGCCTCCAAGCGCTCCCGCCGTCGGCCAGCCTCCAGACGTCGCACGGCGCCGCCAGCGACGACGAACAGCTGGCCCCCTTCCCCCTCCCCGGCCGCCTCGAGTAGTGCACCCTTACCCTGCAAGTGAACGGCCGGGACGCCTCCGCCGGCACCGCACCCTTAGTCATCAGCCCGACCCACACGTCTTCCTCTGCCCCCCGGCCTTCCAGAGGCATGCCGGCCACCATCCTCCGGTATGCCTCGTTCGTCCAAGTGACTCTGTCCCACACGTCGGACACGAACCCAGGGCAGTCGTCCGCTGTCAGCGCTGCCCACACCGCCTCGTCGCTCCGCCACGAGACCTCCTCCTCCTTCCACACGTCCACCACGCACTCCACCGTCACCCAAGAGTAAGACCCCACTGCCGTCGCCGGCCAAGCGAACCCCGCCGTCTCGTCCGCCCGCACTGGGTCCATCCACGCCGGCGTCGATGCGGTGGCGAGCGGTTGTCCAGATCCAAGACACCGCCGTTCCGACGCCCTGTCGTCCTTTCTCTCCGGTATCTCTGGCATCAGCGGTAGCGTCACGATCGTCGACGGCGAGGTCCTCGCCGCTGGCGAAGACAAGGCTGGATCATCCTTCGACGACGAGGATCGCAACGTCTCCACCTTCCTCGTCTTCCTCCCTCGGTAACCGCCAGAGCCCTTCCGCCTCGTCGTCTTCCTTCCGACGGAGGACGCCGCCGCGGTGGCGGCCGAGGCGGCCCAAGACGAATCGACGACCGGCTTGGGGGCGATCGGGCGGAACCTGAGCATGATCCGCCCCATCCTCCACGCCGCCGCGGCGTCTCCTCTGCCGTACACGTCGATGCAGCAACCGCCCCTCCGCTCCATCTCCGCCCTCCGATCCGCCGAATCGATTTCCGCTGCTCGTGAATAACTCCGCTGCAGCCTGTTCTGACTCGTTGTCGGAGTCGGTGAGCGAGGGGTTTAAATACTGCCCAGGGAATCGGACGCGCGTCCGCTTCCGCACGTATCGCGGAGTCCGTCTCGGGCTGCCATTGGCGAGGGCAGGTGGCCGTAGGAGGGGGCGACGGAGCACGTGGGAAAGCTGAGGACAATGGCAAACGTGGAGGAAGGAGACTGGCCTAGGGGGAGCGAACCGGAATCCTGGGGGGTGGGGGTCCGTGACACTGTGGATTATTTGTTGCTATTTGGGTCCGGGATAAGGATGGACGGGTAGCCTTTTATGGTAAAAGAATCGTGGGAGAGTAACAGACAGGGGACGCGTGGGCGGCAAAAGGCGACGTGGGCATCGGAGGACGCAAATGATAGACGTTTTACCAGAATCTTTAAGGGTGCTTCCTTTTTGAATGTCTAGGGAATAATCGTCTACCCACATTCTACT includes these proteins:
- the LOC121996346 gene encoding uncharacterized protein LOC121996346 gives rise to the protein MERRGGCCIDVYGRGDAAAAWRMGRIMLRFRPIAPKPVVDSSWAASAATAAASSVGRKTTRRKGSGGYRGRKTRKVETLRSSSSKDDPALSSPAARTSPSTIVTLPLMPEIPERKDDRASERRCLGSGQPLATASTPAWMDPVRADETAGFAWPATAVGSYSWVTVECVVDVWKEEEVSWRSDEAVWAALTADDCPGFVSDVWDRVTWTNEAYRRMVAGMPLEGRGAEEDVWVGLMTKGAVPAEASRPFTCRVRVHYSRRPGRGKGASCSSSLAAPCDVWRLADGGSAWRLDLKAALSLSL